The sequence below is a genomic window from Lysobacter capsici.
CGGCGATGTGCTCGACGCCTCGCCGGGCATGACGTCGCGGATGGTGCGCGAGTATCACCTCGACCCGGACTGGGTCACGGCGATCGCCGACTCGGTGCGCCGCCATCGCGCCATCCACGGCATGGGCGAGCACCTGCTGATGTCGTTCCACGGCCTGCCGCAGCGTTTCGCCGCGGCCGGCGATCCCTACCCGCTCCACTGCGAAGCCAGCGCGCAGGCGATCGCGCAGGCGCTGGGCTTGCCCGACGATGCCTGGACCTTGAGTTACCAATCGCGCTTCGGCCGCGAACGCTGGCTGGAACCGTCCACCACCGACACCCTGGCCGCGCTGGCGACGCGCGGAGTGCGACGGGTCGACGTGATCGCGCCGGGCTTCGCGGTGGACTGCCTGGAAACCCTGGAAGAAGTCGCGATCATGCTGGCCGAGGAGTTCGCCGCGCGCGGCGGCGAGCTGCGCTACATCCCCTGCCTCAACGATTCGCCAGCCCACGCCGCGGCCCTGGCCGGCGTGATCGAGCGCGAACTGGGCGACTGGGCCGACGTCGCGGTTTGAGCGCAAGCGCGCCGGCCTGGCACGCTTCGCCACGAATTCGCCGCATGGATTTGGCAAAATCGGCGCGCCGTCGTTGGGCGCGATCGCCCACGCATGGTTTGATGAAGCGCCGCGCTCGGGCGCCTGGGGAACGGCCACGCCGATGAGACTTCGCCGACGGGATTTCGCTGATGGGACTTGATTGATGGCCGCAATGCAGGAATTCGTCGTCGACACCGCGTTCGGACGCATCAGCGGGCTGCGCAACGGCAATGCCGGCGCGCCCAGGCTGCTGGCGCTGCACGGCTGGCTCGACAATGCGGCCAGCTTCGTGCCGCTGTCGCCGTGGTTCGGCGGCTACGACCTCGTCGCGCCCGACCTGCCCGGCCACGGCGCCAGCGCGCACCTGCCGGTGTCGAGCGAATACACCCTGGTCACCGCCGCGCGCACCGCGCTGGCGATCGCCGATGCGCTGGGTTGGGAGTGCTTCCACCTGCTCGGCCATTCGCTGGGCGGCGCGACCGCGAGCTTCGTCGCCGCGGCGGTGCCGCAACGGGTCGAGAAACTGCTGCTGATCGAAGCGCTGGGGTCGCTGGCCGAATCCGAGGAACGCGTCGGCACCCGCCTGCGCGAGGCCTTCGCCGGCCTGGCCGCGGCCAACAGCAAGCAACTGCGCGTGTTTCCCGACATCGCCAGCGCGGTGCAGGTGCGCATGGCCGCGAACGATCTGAGCGAACCGGTCGCGCGGCTGCTGGTCGAACGCGGGATCGCACCGGTGCGCAGCGAACACCAGCAAGGCGGCTACGCCTGGCGCAGCGACCCGCGTCTGACTCTGACCTCGGCCCTGCGCATGAGCGAAGGCCAGATGCGCTCGCTGATCCGCGCGATCGACTGCCCCACCTGCATGATCTGGGCCGACCCGGCGCAGAGTTACATGCCCGACACCTTGCGCCGCGAACGCGCCGCGCTGTTGCGCCAAGGGGAATTGCACACCTTGCCGGGCACGCATCACCTGCACATGGAAAAACCGGGCGTGGTGGGTGAGGTGTTTCAGAATTTCTTGACGGGTGGGTGAAAGAAAACCCTCTTGCTGGTTGCGCGGCGGATTGGAGCGAACAGCAAATCCCCCCTACCCCCCCTTTTACAAAGGGGGAACAGCAACAGCCGCGGTCTCATATGAGGCTTCTTCAGAGCGTTGAAATTCGCTCCCTTTGCAAAAGGGGGCCGCGCGCTGCGAAGGCACGAAGCCCGACTGCGCTTGCTCGCGCGGGGGATTTGCTCTTTGCCAGTTGCGCGGCGGATTGGAGCGAAACGCGAATGCCCCCTGCTCCCCTTTCCAAAGGGGGGAACAGCAAAAGCCTGGGTTACTCAATGGCGAAAGCGCGGCGCGTGCTCATGGTAGCCAGCCATCGGCGCCCGCGGCTGCGCACTCGTCACTTATCGTCCGCGATCAACCGCCGCAGACTCGCCTTCAACGCGCGTCCCGAGGTGCGGAAATACTCGCGCTGATCGCGCCAGTCCGGGCAGCGTGCTTCGACCTCGCGCCAGAACGCGCGCGAATGATCGGCATGAATCAGGTGGCACAGCTCGTGCACCAGCACGTATTCGAACGCGGCCGGTGTCGCCAGCACCAGCGACAGATCCAGCGACAAGGCCGCGTCGGGCGCGAGCGAGCCCCATTGCGAGGACATCACCCGGTAGCGCACGCGCGACGGCGCGCGCGGCAGGCCGGGCAGGTACTTCGGCAGCCAGCGGCCGACATCGGCGCGCGCCTGGCCTTCGTAGAAATCGCGCAACGCGCGCCGCAAGTTGGCCGGGCTGACCGTCTCGGGCGCGGCGATCTCGAGCGCGTCGTCGTTCAAGTGCAGGCGCAGATAGCGCGCCTGCCGCCACTGCAGCGGCAAGTCGCGGCCGCGCAGCGGAATGCCGGTGCTGACATGCGCCTGCAGGCTGGCCGCATCGCTGCTGGCGCTGGCGATCTGCGCCAGCAGCCAGTCGCCGTGCTCGATCACGAAGCGCTGGCCGGCGATCTCGCTGGCGCGCATCGGCAAGGTCAGGCGCGGGCCGCGTTCGTCGACGCTGAGCTTGATCCGCCGCGCGCGCGGGTCGCGCACGCGCAGGACTTCGACCACCTGGCCGTTGCCCAGGGTGATCGCGATGGTTTCGCGCGAGACCGCGCGCGGCGCGGGCTGCGGCTTGCCGGTCAGCAGGCGCAGGAGGCTCGTCATGGGTGGGGGACCGCCATGGGCGAAGCATAGCGCCTGGATGACGGTTTTAGCGCGTCGGCGCGTGGCGAAAATCCGTGCGTTCGTGCCTTGGTAAAGGCGGCGCGGCATGCGCGCGACGGCGGCCTGGCCGGTTGCGCCGTGGCGCGAGGTTCGCGGTCGCGGCTTGCGCCGCTCCTACAGGAGGCGATCGAAACCTTCTTGGCGCCGTCAAAGCTTCGCGCATACAGCCGAAGCCCCTGCAGGAGCGGCGCAAGCCGCGACCACGCCACCACGACTGCGGCGCAACCTCGCGGCCCACGCCGGCCCGCAAGGCACCGCTCCGCAACGGCTCAATCGACCTTGGACAACTTCAACGCCGACTCCATCACCCGGAACAGCCGCTTCACTTCGGCGCTCATCAGCGCGAAGCGCGCGTCGAGCTCGGCGCGCACGCCGTCGCTGTCGCTGTTTTCGAGCTGGTCCACGGCGCCGTCGAGCAGCTTGAACTTGCGCACCACCAGGTCTTCGCCGATCACGAACGACACGTGATCGTCCAAGGTGAGGGCCAGGCGCGTGACCTGCTTGCCGGTTTCCAGGTGCTTGGCGATTTCATCGCTTTCCAGTTCCTGGCGCTGGCACTTGACCACCGCGCCCTGATCGACCGGATCGCGCAGTTCGCATTCATCGCCCAGGCTGATGCCGTCGGGCAGTTCCTCGCCGGCGACCCAGCCGGTCAGGATCGAACGCGGCGCGATTTCGGCGTTCAACGGCAGCGCCGGGAAACTGCCGACCGCGCGGCGGATTTCGCTGATCACGTTCTCGCCGGTCTTGCGGCTGGAGGTGTCGACGATGACCAGGCCATGTTCGAGATCGATGATCGCGTCGGTGCGGCCGGGCTTGATGAAGGCGCGCGGCATCAGGTCGACGATC
It includes:
- a CDS encoding recombination-associated protein RdgC gives rise to the protein MFFRNLTFFRFPTTHELDDLEKGLEECALKPVGPLELSSRGFISPFSRATEDAQMLNRIGDAIWITVGSEDRLLPGAVVNDMLAKKLAEIEQKEGRKPGGRTRKRLKDELIVDLMPRAFIKPGRTDAIIDLEHGLVIVDTSSRKTGENVISEIRRAVGSFPALPLNAEIAPRSILTGWVAGEELPDGISLGDECELRDPVDQGAVVKCQRQELESDEIAKHLETGKQVTRLALTLDDHVSFVIGEDLVVRKFKLLDGAVDQLENSDSDGVRAELDARFALMSAEVKRLFRVMESALKLSKVD
- a CDS encoding alpha/beta fold hydrolase, whose amino-acid sequence is MQEFVVDTAFGRISGLRNGNAGAPRLLALHGWLDNAASFVPLSPWFGGYDLVAPDLPGHGASAHLPVSSEYTLVTAARTALAIADALGWECFHLLGHSLGGATASFVAAAVPQRVEKLLLIEALGSLAESEERVGTRLREAFAGLAAANSKQLRVFPDIASAVQVRMAANDLSEPVARLLVERGIAPVRSEHQQGGYAWRSDPRLTLTSALRMSEGQMRSLIRAIDCPTCMIWADPAQSYMPDTLRRERAALLRQGELHTLPGTHHLHMEKPGVVGEVFQNFLTGG
- the hemH gene encoding ferrochelatase is translated as MPAHASIAAHELPSAADTAVVLVNLGTPDAPDSASVRRYLAEFLHDRRVVDMSRWLWCPLLHFAILPLRSGKVAHKYASVWLPEGSPLAVHTRRLAEAVQRELPQVRVLHAMRYGKPSWKQLLLDLERQGVRRVLALPLYPQYSTSTTASVGDVLDASPGMTSRMVREYHLDPDWVTAIADSVRRHRAIHGMGEHLLMSFHGLPQRFAAAGDPYPLHCEASAQAIAQALGLPDDAWTLSYQSRFGRERWLEPSTTDTLAALATRGVRRVDVIAPGFAVDCLETLEEVAIMLAEEFAARGGELRYIPCLNDSPAHAAALAGVIERELGDWADVAV
- a CDS encoding M48 family metallopeptidase: MTSLLRLLTGKPQPAPRAVSRETIAITLGNGQVVEVLRVRDPRARRIKLSVDERGPRLTLPMRASEIAGQRFVIEHGDWLLAQIASASSDAASLQAHVSTGIPLRGRDLPLQWRQARYLRLHLNDDALEIAAPETVSPANLRRALRDFYEGQARADVGRWLPKYLPGLPRAPSRVRYRVMSSQWGSLAPDAALSLDLSLVLATPAAFEYVLVHELCHLIHADHSRAFWREVEARCPDWRDQREYFRTSGRALKASLRRLIADDK